In one Gemmatimonadota bacterium genomic region, the following are encoded:
- the acpS gene encoding holo-ACP synthase → MIIGLGFDLVEIARVERLLANKGERALKRLFSDDEVAYATGRARPAMHLAARLAAKEAVFKALSGSDDARLIGWREAEVVPREGHGPWLRLTGRAEARAAELGVTRILLTLSHTDTTAGAVVVLSGQ, encoded by the coding sequence GTGATCATCGGACTGGGATTCGACCTCGTAGAGATTGCGCGCGTGGAGCGCTTGCTCGCCAATAAGGGGGAGCGCGCGCTCAAGCGTCTCTTCTCCGACGACGAAGTGGCCTACGCCACGGGGCGCGCTCGTCCGGCCATGCACCTCGCGGCTCGGCTGGCGGCCAAAGAAGCGGTATTCAAGGCCCTCTCAGGGAGCGATGATGCTCGGCTGATCGGCTGGCGAGAGGCCGAGGTGGTGCCACGTGAGGGGCATGGTCCGTGGCTGCGGCTGACCGGTCGCGCTGAGGCGCGCGCGGCCGAACTGGGGGTGACCCGCATCCTGCTGACTCTTAGCCACACCGACACAACAGCCGGCGCCGTCGTGGTGCTCAGCGGCCAATAA